A genomic region of Saccopteryx bilineata isolate mSacBil1 chromosome 1, mSacBil1_pri_phased_curated, whole genome shotgun sequence contains the following coding sequences:
- the LOC136320627 gene encoding olfactory receptor 52D1-like yields the protein MVSSSAPNDTAFHPSTFILLGIPGMQDQHVWVAIPFCSMYIFALVGNGSILYIIMTDRALHEPMYLFLCLLSITDLILCSTTLPKMLTIFWLRSHIISYHGCLTQMFFVHAVFATESAILLAMAFDRYVAICHPLHYTSILNATVIGKIGLACVVRGLIFVFPFVILIERLPFCGHRIIPHTYCEHMGIAKLACASIKPNTIYGLTVALAVTGMDMILITTSYGLILQAVLRLPSKDAQFRAFSTCGAHICVILVFYIPAFFTFFSHRFGHQIPPYVHIVLANLYLLVPPVLNPLVYGINTKQIRLRIFSFFIWRR from the coding sequence ATGGTCTCTTCATCTGCCCCCAATGATACTGCCTTCCACCCTTCCACATTTATTCTACTTGGAATCCCTGGGATGCAAGACCAGCATGTTTGGGTTGCCATTCCCTTTTGCTCCATGTATATCTTCGCTCTGGTTGGCAATGGTTCTATCCTGTACATCATCATGACAGACAGAGCTTTACATGAGCCAATGTACCTCTTCCTGTGTCTGCTTTCCATCACTGATCTGATACTCTGTTCAACCACATTGCCCAAAATGCTGACTATCTTCTGGCTTAGGTCCCACATAATTTCCTACCATGGCTGCCTTACCCAGATGTTTTTTGTTCATGCCGTCTTTGCCACAGAGTCAGCTATTCTGTTGGCCATGGCTTTTGACCGCTATGTAGCTATCTGCCATCCGCTTCATTATACATCCATCCTCAATGCCACAGTGATTGGGAAGATTGGTTTGGCGTGTGTAGTCCGTGGCCTTATCTTTGTTTTCCCCTTTGTCATCCTCATTGAACGGTTACCCTTCTGTGGACATCGCATCATTCCCCACACCTACTGTGAACATATGGGTATTGCCAAGCTGGCCTGTGCTAGCATCAAGCCCAACACCATTTATGGTCTCACTGTGGCACTCGCAGTTACTGGTATGGACATGATCCTCATCACCACTTCATATGGCTTGATCCTGCAGGCTGTACTGCGCCTGCCCTCGAAGGATGCCCAATTCCGTGCTTTTAGCACTTGTGGAGCCCACATTTGTGTGATTCTTGTCTTTTATATCCCTgccttctttacttttttcagCCACCGCTTTGGCCACCAAATACCTCCTTATGTTCACATTGTACTTGCAAATCTCTATCTCCTTGTACCCCCGGTTCTCAACCCCCTGGTCTATGGCATTAACACCAAACAGATCCGCCTAAGAATATTTAGCTTTTTTATATGGAGGAGGTAA